One stretch of Podospora pseudoanserina strain CBS 124.78 chromosome 4, whole genome shotgun sequence DNA includes these proteins:
- the MEU1 gene encoding S-methyl-5-thioadenosine phosphorylase (BUSCO:EOG09263KB4; EggNog:ENOG503NV1I; COG:F) has protein sequence MTVSALPTTFDRPVHIAVIGGTGLSQIPGFVPIASVTPTTPWGAPSSPILIIEHSGVPIAFLARHGAHHQIAPHEVPARANIAALRSLGVRSIIAFSAVGSLQEHIKPMDFVVPDQIIDRTKGIRPFTFFEGGVVGHVGFADPFDAKLSAIVQKCAAAMKGDGVVLHKEGTVVCMEGPQFSTRAESNMYRSWGGSVINMSALPEAKLAREAELAYQMICMATDYDCWRNTEGEDVDVAMVMKYMAANSENAKHLVGAVLDELCKQENSALVLAKHWEGSAQGAVKFMTKPEGRDSEAMKRVEFLFPGFWEN, from the exons ATGACCGTCTCGgctctccccaccacctttgACC gGCCCGTCCACATCGCCGTTATCGGCGGAACCGGcctctcccaaatcccaGGCTTCGTCCCCATCGCCTCCGTAACCCCCACTACCCCCTGGGgcgccccctcctctcccatcctcatcatcgagCACTCGGGCGTCCCcatcgccttcctcgcccgTCACggcgcccaccaccaaatcgCCCCCCACGAGGTCCCCGCCCGTGCCAACATCGCCGCCCTCCGCTCCCTCGGCGTCCGCTCCATCATCGCCTTCTCCGCCGTCGGCTCCCTCCAAGAGCATATCAAGCCCATGGATTTTGTCGTCCCCGACCAAATCATCGACCGCACCAAGGGCATCCGTCCCTTTACCTTTTTCGAAGGCGGCGTAGTCGGCCACGTCGGCTTCGCCGACCCCTTCGACGCGAAGCTCTCGGCAATCGTCCAGAAGTGCGCCGCGGCCATGAAGGGCGACGGAGTGGTTCTCCATAAGGAGGGGACGGTCGTCTGCATGGAGGGCCCCCAGTTCAGCACCAGGGCCGAGAGCAACATGTACCGCTCCTGGGGCGGTTCCGTCATCAACATGAGCGCGCTTCCCGAGGCCAAGCTCGCAAGGGAGGCCGAGCTGGCCTATCAGATGATCTGCATGGCTACTGATTACGACTGCTGGAGGAAcacggagggggaggatgtggatgtggcCATGGTGATGAAGTATATGGCTGCCAACAGCGAGAACGCCAAGCATCTTGTTGGTGCGGTGCTGGATGAGCTGTGCAAGCAGGAGAATAGCGCTTTGGTGCTGGCGAAGCACTGGGAGGGGAGCGCGCAGGGGGCGGTTAAGTTTATGACCAAGCCTGAGGGGAGGGATTCCGAGGCGATGAAGAGGGTCGAATTTTTGTTTCCGGGTTTTTGGGAGAATTAA
- a CDS encoding hypothetical protein (EggNog:ENOG503PGYB; COG:S) has translation MTGAEAANIAANSPPPPPPPPLELEPLPRNSNGRRPLSIEEVCFTSAMTCFEGLLKLDPAIGTRTMFYVTKFISRTLEKTHALKDVRENLSKSVEVWIWLTRDFAAAIPSLTTRSIGPLASLNDPDKGVTAQESTTLITKNYQSLRDDLQLLIKLMHIARNLLVVPEPEIPQDLCAAAQFDQMLYQTIILCVNVTSKAYDGDILEEGARLKLSEITELYKKLLVTCLQQAHNWIAKNDRNKMSFWSTVLFDEDAMEDSSLYGEGEFRPDVAKTEVQNWYERNSEFSPKARQLLVEYEETVARHGIPPGHLPCISPLAWNWLPEGSVRARADKASDNTKITPQWVEDEPDKFTQDQRYGRVSREVDVWWLKIRDPNYESWVVPMPTVEFAQQRTENCKANLVNRYAHAYRTEEHEVEDSVHSAEGNPPPEGLGEQDAKEGGHYAHDYNDDMIEEEDIDDDESYGEGPMSGLLTEVPNILDPKQIEALHMIVKSCILDNAGLALSNAGENLQKTRCRMFLALECGRSLLREILVFIAVWEKSEQSLIFQLTTQIVEAIHHSALIPYAWQSLRIPKDIISPAQTVLLRLVNNMFRARNADPPKAESKEHLRDVKLLHFLFIQFRSRIVPECAALMHLQAQIRNELCDPSDFPVDSWDMERAKDGLTQFLELLSTVNELQETRHYLIEWEAAYELIVLLKGLEAGVEKATMVQPVPARSAQRQQHDTPDHDDHGYDSEDHPLAPPPPLQEPAHKFPWAGIKGQILHILAGLLQPPNGRNGPGNPEVQDQILRHNGLVPLLNCCVYDDHNRFARERVQICLKWLMDGSNAANKFLRDLVAMNPQPSPQQLAQQAAQQGLRVDGLPSDVRVRTRGTQDEAAPPPRPNLSAVHAPSSRSLPPLVATNAGPGNPGGPPPPPPPGHVPVTAVLEVEVDENGEIDRDTLKEHILPPIRGGGGQQGERNRSEELLRNIMTLADEQAAAAAVAAGAGVGVVEGGVMGGNNNTHPRNRSEELLRDIITLADEAARLAMNSRPGGGGEGDETEEEVEEEEEEVEEEEFM, from the exons ATGACAGGAGCCGAGGCCGCAAACATTGCGGcaaactcaccaccaccaccaccaccaccacctctcgaGCTCGAACCATTACCTAGAAACAGTAATGGACGGCGGCCACTCAGCATCGAGGAGGTATGCTTCACCTCGGCCATGACCTGCTTCGAGGGGTTGCTAAAGCTGGACCCCGCCATCGGCACAAGAACCATGTTCTATGTCACCAAGTTCATTTCACGGACTTTGGAAAAAACACATGCCCTCAAGGATGTCAGGGAAAATCTGTCAAAAAGCGTCGAGGTCTGGATATGGTTAACCAGAGACTTTGCCGCTGCCATCCCCAGTTTAACAACCCGTTCCATTGGACCTCTGGCCAGCTTGAATGATCCAGACAAGGGCGTCACGGCTCAGGAGAGCACAACTTTGATCACCAAAAATTACCAATCTTTGAGGGACGATCTTCAGCTGTTGATCAAGTTGATGCACATTGCTAGAAATCTCCTGGTTGTGCCCGAGCCTGAGATCCCCCAAGATTTATGTGCTGCGGCCCAGTTCGACCAGATGCTCTACCAAACCATCATTCTTTGTGTTAATGTCACAAGTAAGGCTTACGACGGCGATATTCTGGAAGAGGGTGCCAGGCTGAAGTTGAGCGAGATCACCGAGCTGT ATAAGAAACTGCTGGTTACGTGTCTTCAACAAGCCCACAACTGGATTGCCAAAAATGACAGAAACAAAATGTCGTTCTGGTCGACTGTTCTTTTCGACGAGGACGCCATGGAAGATAGCAGCCTGtatggagagggagagttCCGGCCTGATGTCGCCAAAACGGAGGTGCAAAACTGGTATGAGCGCAATTCCGAGTTTTCTCCCAAAGCTCGCCAACTCCTCGTTGAATACGAGGAGACGGTAGCACGTCATGGCATTCCTCCAGGACATTTACCATGCATCTCACCACTGGCCTGGAACTGGCTGCCAGAAGGCTCGGTGAGGGCCCGTGCGGACAAGGCATCagacaacaccaagatcacGCCGCAATGGGTAGAGGACGAGCCCGACAAGTTCACCCAAGACCAGCGTTATGGACGCGTGTCACGAGAGGTGGATGTCTGGTGGCTCAAGATCCGCGATCCCAATTACGAAAGCTGGGTGGTTCCGATGCCGACGGTCGAGTTTGCCCAGCAGAGAACAGAAAACTGCAAGGCCAATCTCGTCAACCGGTACGCGCATGCCTACAGGACAGAAGAGCACGAGGTTGAGGACTCGGTGCACTCTGCTGAAGGAAACCCACCACCCGAGGGATTGGGAGAGCAAGATGCCAAGGAGGGTGGCCATTACGCTCATGACTATAATGACGACATGATCGAAGAGGAAGAcattgacgatgacgagTCCTACGGGGAAGGTCCCATGAGTGGCCTCCTCACCGAGGTGCCCAACATTTTGGATCCCAAGCAGATCGAAGCCCTCCACATGATTGTCAAGTCGTGTATTCTCGACAACGCCGGTCTCGCGCTTAGTAACGCGGGGGAAAATCTGCAAAAGACCAGGTGCAGAATGTTTCTTGCGCTGGAATGCGGACGGAGTTTGCTTCGGGAAATACTCGTCTTCATTGCCGTGTGGGAGAAGTCGGAGCAATCACTCATTTTCCAGCTCACGACGCAGATTGTGGAGGCGATTCACCATAGTGCCCTGATCCCCTACGCCTGGCAGTCGTTGAGAATACCAAAGGATATAATCTCACCCGCTCAGACAGTCTTGCTGCGGCTGGTCAACAACATGTTCCGGGCTCGGAATGCCGATCCACCAAAGGCAGAGTCGAAGGAGCATCTTCGAGATGTCAAGCTTTTGCATTTCCTGTTTATTCAGTTCCGTAGTCGGATTGTACCCGAGTGCGCTGCCTTGATGCATCTTCAGGCGCAGATTAGGAACGAGTTGTGTGATCCATCGGATTTTCCCGTCGACAGCTGGGATATGGAGCGTGCAAAGGATGGGCTGACGCAATTTTTGGAACTCTTGTCAACGGTCAATGAGCTGCAGGAGACGAGGCATTATCTTATCGAGTGGGAGGCGGCTTACGAGCTGATCGTATTGCTCAAGGGGCTTGAGGCCGGTGTAGAAAAGGCAACCATGGTTCAGCCAGTGCCTGCCCGTTCTGCCCAACGCCAGCAGCACGATACCCCCGACCATGACGATCACGGTTACGACTCGGAGGACCACCCTctcgctccccctcccccgcttcAGGAGCCAGCACACAAGTTCCCCTGGGCTGGCATAAAAGGCCAGATCCTCCATATTCTGGCCGGTCTGCTCCAGCCACCCAACGGGCGAAACGGTCCCGGCAACCCGGAGGTCCAAGACCAAATCCTCCGCCACAACGGTCTCGTCCCCCTACTCAACTGCTGCGTCTACGACGACCACAACCGGTTCGCGAGAGAGCGGGTTCAGATCTGTCTCAAGTGGTTGATGGACGGCTCCAACGCGGCTAACAAATTCCTGAGGGATCTGGTGGCCATGAACCCCCAGCCTAGCCCACAACAACTCGCGCAACAGGCGGCTCAACAGGGTCTTAGGGTAGACGGTCTGCCATCAGATGTTAGAGTTCGCACCCGTGGGACGCAAGATGAagccgctcctcctccgagaCCTAACCTGAGCGCTGTCCACGCCCCCTCAAGCAGGTCCCTGCCTCCCCTGGTAGCGACGAATGCTGGGCCGGGGAATCCAGGgggccctcctcctccgccgccaccgggACATGTACCTGTCacggcggtgttggaggtggaggtggatgagaatGGGGAGATTGATAGGGATACGCTGAAGGAACATATACTGCCTCCGAtcagggggggtggtggtcaacaAGGGGAGAGGAATAGGTCAGAGGAGTTGTTGAGGAATATTATGACTTTGGCGGATGagcaggctgctgctgctgctgttgcggcgggggcgggggtgggggtggtggaaggtggAGTGATGGGGGGAAACAATAATACTCATCCGAGGAATCGGTCGGAGGAGTTGTTGAGGGATATTATTACGTTGGCGGATgaggcggcgaggttggcgatgaATAGTCGGcctggggggggtggggagggggatgagacggaggaggaggtggaggaggaggaggaggaggtggaggaggaggagtttatGTGA
- a CDS encoding hypothetical protein (EggNog:ENOG503NUP6; COG:J), whose product MPVCLWNQALIPTCLVEPVSQHQQRNADEAAPPSKKAAKKVEAKARKEALKAQRAEARQAPSSAVELDDPAKGFYGQAPTTPIVFSSSAEDISFRNFSDGNVEGKSIILRA is encoded by the exons ATGCCCGTCTGTCTCTGGAATCAAGCGCTTATCCCTACCTGTCTGGTCGAGCCAG tcagccagcaccaacaacgcAATGCGGACGAAGCTGCGCCTCCATCCAAAAAGGCGGCGAAAAAGGTCGAAGCCAAGGCCAGAAAGGAGGCATTGAAGGCACAGCGCGCCGAAGCACGCCAGGCACCTTCCTCTGCTGTCGAACTTGATGACCCTGCCAAGGGCTTTTATGGACAAGCTCCTACCACGCCCATCGTCTTTTCGTCCAGTGCCGAAGACATCAGTTTTCGGAACTTTAGCGATGGAAATGTAGAAGGCAAAAGTATCATTCTCAGAGCATAG
- a CDS encoding hypothetical protein (EggNog:ENOG503NUP6; COG:J) has product MVRWIAGINPESFVVIEAGVQRPIEPVKRCRVSNFELRITRCYLLAPAPVILGMTLAAANRPVVDFNDEAIGAKAGVREEEETDKEGPPAASMLVHLDNIAMHKRAPVQQAIADIRMEMKHLFRSYLKARGFKEFEPPSLIGAASEGGSNEAFLAQSPQFYKQFEIAGGRKRVFSIASVFRAENSNTPRHMTEFTGLDLEMEIRHNYSEVLYLLEGVLYIFRQVHRIFKDEIELVRSVYPSSEILLPEPGQEVRLTFTQAQQLLREEGPAEFRHVRDDEDMTTPQEKALGALVRQKFNTDFYVVDKFPETARPFYAKLDDTTAAGSAEGAVKVTNAFDMFLRGQEILSGGQRINHPNELEARIRAKGIDPASPGIDGYVQVFRQVGVPPHGGGGIGLDRIVAWYLGLPSVHLAAYYPRTPRRLLP; this is encoded by the exons ATGGTGAGGTGGATCGCTGGAATCAACCCTGAGAGCTTCGTGGTGATTGAGGCCGGGGTACAGCGACCGATCGAACCTGTCAAGCGCTGCCGGGTGTCGAACTTTGAGCTTCGGATCACAAGATGCTATTTGCTGGCACCAGCACCGGTTATTCTGGGCATGACActggccgccgccaaccGACCAGTTGTTGACTTCAATGATGAAGCTATCGGGGCCAAAGCTGGTGtcagagaggaagaagagaccGATAAGGAGGGGCCCCCAGCCGCAAGTATGCTTGTGCATTTGGACAATATCGCCATGCACAAACGAGCTCCGGTTCAACAGGCCATTGCG GACATCCGCATGGAAATGAAACATCTGTTTCGGTCGTACCTCAAGGCTCGGGGCTTCAAGGAATTCGAACCACCCTCTCTGATTGGCGCAGCATCTGAAGGTGGCAGCAAT GAGGCTTTCCTTGCTCAGTCGCCGCAGTTCTACAAACAATTCGAGATTGCTGGGGGGAGAAAACGCGTGTTCAGCATCGCATCAGTTTTCCGCGCTGAGAATTCCAATACTCCCCGTCACATGACTGAATTTACGGGCCTCGATCTCGAAATGGAAATTCGTCACAACTACAGCGAGGTTCTCTATCTTCTGGAAGGGGTTCTTTATATATTCCGCCAAGTCCACCGGATTTTCAAGGACGAGATTGAACTCGTCCGCTCCGTCTACCCGTCTAGCGAGATACTTTTGCCCGAACCTGGCCAGGAGGTTCGCCTAACGTTTACACAGGCTCAACAACTTCTTCGCGAGGAAGGGCCGGCGGAGTTCCGTCATGTGCGCGATGACGAGGATATGACTACACCACAGGAGAAGGCACTCGGCGCCTTGGTGAGGCAGAAGTTCAATACGGACTTTTACGTCGTCGACAAGTTTCCCGAAACTGCCAGGCCGTTCTACGCAAAGCTGGACGACACGACAGCGGCAGGCTCAGCTGAAGGTGCTGTCAAGGTCACGAATGCGTTCGACATGTTTCTGCGAGGACAGGAGATCCTCTCTGGTGGGCAGCGCATCAACCATCCGAACGAGCTGGAGGCCCGCATCAGGGCTAAAGGTATTGATCCCGCGAGTCCTGGTATCGATGGTTATGTTCAGGTGTTCCGCCAGGTTGGAGTGCCGCCccatggcggtggcggtatTGGCCTTGACCGCATCGTTGCGTGGTACCTGGGCCTCCCGAGCGTTCACCTCGCGGCTTACTATCCGAGGACTCCGCGAAGACTGTTGCCATGA
- a CDS encoding hypothetical protein (EggNog:ENOG503NW76; COG:S) has protein sequence MATLHEQVKGWHEGERAIHTLLKVPTSSRENPTNVGLSWSHGDRVSASPLVAIGTVDEQGRPWTSIWGGERNFARQISHDRLAMASLVDKCHDPVVKSLGLDRLADGEVGQTSGDKAISALSIDLESRDRVKLAGKVVVGALVGRPNDEAVSQVQLAFQVEESLGNCPKYLNKKVIWAHLPSPQLVSSSLPLPKEAISLLAKADLFFLSSTNGQTMDTNHRGGPPGFMRVISNTDPSPGGVSGAVLIYPEYSGNRLYQTLGNLHTNPLIGLAIPDFDTSDVLYLTGTTELLVGDTAAAYLPHTKLAVKITVRSAIFVKDGLPFRGTPGEFSPYNPPLRKLTTEAPAPLSASKPAATATLVGKTSLSPTISRFTFSLAFNNPKEKRLWNPGQHITLDFGGELDNGWAHMKNSDPQSLNDDYVRTFTISNSPPSNAEQEIKFEITARKHGPVTGFLWGYHISPSAARLEIPVLGFGGEENFRLIGTGKEKQKVFVAGGVGITPFLGQVREIAATDHEVELIWSLRADDLPFARDVLGRNEGIKQVKVRLFLTGGCGEAGKAEMAKIKGLEGVKVEMRRLTKKDVQGDWFDKERKKYFLCAGVGMMKVLRGWLEGEEVVSESFEY, from the coding sequence ATGGCGACGCTCCACGAACAAGTCAAGGGTTGGCATGAAGGCGAGCGAGCAATCCATACGCTGCTCAAGGTGCCTACCTCGAGCAGAGAGAATCCTACCAATGTTGGCCTTTCCTGGTCTCATGGCGACCGAGTCAGCGCTTCACCCCTTGTTGCCATTGGGACAGTAGATGAGCAAGGTCGTCCGTGGACTTCCATCTGGGGTGGTGAGCGCAACTTTGCACGACAGATCAGCCATGACAGGCTTGCTATGGCAAGTCTTGTCGACAAATGCCACGACCCCGTCGTCAAATCGCTCGGCTTAGATCGTCTTGCGGATGGTGAAGTGGGCCAGACATCTGGAGACAAAGCTATCAGTGCTTTGAGTATTGATCTGGAGTCTCGAGATCGGGTCAAGTTGGCTGggaaggtggttgttggggcaCTTGTAGGAAGGCCGAATGACGAGGCTGTCTCCCAAGTGCAGCTTGCTTTCCAAGTCGAAGAGAGCCTTGGAAATTGCCCTAAATATCTCAACAAAAAGGTCATCTGGGCTCATCTTCCCTCCCCACAGCTagtctcatcatcactcccgTTACCTAAGGAGGCTATTTCGTTGCTTGCCAAAGCAGATCTATTCTTTCTGTCTTCCACCAACGGCCAAACGATGGACACAAACCACCGAGGCGGTCCACCTGGCTTCATGAGAGTCATCAGCAACACCGATCCATCACCGGGAGGTGTCAGTGGTGCAGTGCTCATCTACCCCGAATACTCCGGCAACCGCCTCTATCAGACCCTCGGAAACCtccacaccaaccccctgatCGGTCTCGCCATCCCCGATTTCGACACATCGGATGTCCTGTACCTAACAGGCACAACGGAACTTCTCGTCGGTGACACAGCAGCCGCCTACCTACCACACACAAAACTCGCAGTCAAAATCACAGTCCGCTCTGCCATTTTTGTCAAGGATGGCCTCCCTTTCCGAGGTACACCCGGTGAATTTAGCCCATATAACCCACCTCTTCGCAAACTCACCACCGAGGCCCCTGCTCCTCTGTCGGCCTCCAAACCAGCCGCCACAGCTACTCTTGTTGGCAAAACGTCATTGTCACCTACCATATCCCGCTTTACATTCTCTCTTGCCTTCAACAACCCTAAGGAAAAGAGGCTGTGGAACCCAGGGCAGCACATCACCCTCGACTTTGGCGGCGAGCTGGACAATGGCTGGGCGCATATGAAGAATTCTGATCCGCAGTCACTCAACGATGACTATGTCCGGACCTTCACCATTTCTAACAGCCCTCCGTCCAACGCGGAACAGGAGATCAAATTCGAAATCACGGCAAGAAAACATGGACCTGTCACGGGTTTTCTGTGGGGGTATCACATCTCCCCAAGTGCAGCACGTTTAGAAATCCCGGTgctggggtttggtggtgaggagaaCTTCAGGCTGATAGGCACGGGaaaggagaagcagaaggTGTTTGTAGCTGGCGGGGTAGGGATCACGCCTTTCTTGGGGCAGGTTCGTGAGATCGCTGCCACTGATCACGAGGTGGAATTGATATGGAGTTTGAGGGCCGACGACCTGCCATTTGCGAGGGACGTCCTGGGCAGGAACGAGGGTATCAAGCAAGTGAAGGTGAGACTTTTCCTCACTGGGGGCTGCGGTGAAGCTGGGAAGGCGGAGATGGCGAAAAtcaaggggttggagggggtgaaggttgaGATGAGGAGGCTGACCAAGAAAGATGTTCAGGGGGACTGGTTTGATAAGGAGAGGAAAAAATATTTCTTGTGTGCtggggtggggatgatgaaggttttgagggggtggttggagggggaggaggttgttaGTGAGAGTTTTGAGTATTGA
- the NMA1 gene encoding Nicotinamide/nicotinic acid mononucleotide adenylyltransferase 1 (COG:H; EggNog:ENOG503NU32) — protein MPPDRLLYNSSLLRPPTVKKFRFLRRSANSPGILYKTHPPDSEHNLNLDRSLPRQQFRGYGSASLCRQEISSAPHSSTTGRASAICHLPGLPPNPSPRTLSAAGMDPAIIAARDNVIRAEVAEREAECILMAARENLLEAREHALRLELEASAANQAQTMFNTLTSHNTTASGTATPVAVSGVPTEAYTFPVDKLKRRQTRPGKTPLVLVACGSFSPITFLHMRMFEMASDFVRFNTDFEVCAGYLSPVSDAYKKAGLAPGRHRVEMCSRAIESSPWLMVDPFETVNCNEKGEPEYVPTAKVLRHFDHEINTVLGGIEGTDGKMHKAKIALLAGADLVMSMGEPGLWSPIDLGVILGQYGAFIVERSGTDIELALSTLKQYENNIWVIGQVIQNDISSTKVRLFLKKDLSVRYLIPDPVVEYINEHHLYQEGPPKEKQEKINGSKDPGPESSNGKLIKG, from the exons ATGCCCCCCGATCGACTCCTCTATAACTCCTCTCTTTTGCGCCCGCCCACTGTCAAAAAGTTCCGATTCCTGCGCCGATCTGCGAATTCCCCAGGAATCCTGTATAAAACACACCCGCCCGATTCCGAACACAATCTGAATCTCGATCGCTCCCTTCCCCGCCAACAATTCCGAGGTTACGGTTCGGCTTCCCTCTGCCGACAAGAGATCTCGAGTGCCCCGCAttcatccaccaccggcagagCCTCTGCCATCTGCCATCTGCCTGGCCTCCCTCCGAACCCTTCCCCGAGAACACTTTCCGCTGCCGGCATGGAtcccgccatcatcgccgcccgCGACAATGTCATCCGCGCAGAGGTTGCAGAGCGCGAGGCCGAATGTATCCTCATGGCCGCCCGCGAGAACCTCCTCGAGGCCCGCGAACATGCTCTCCGACTCGAGCTCGAAGCGTCTGCCGCCAACCAGGCGCAAACAATGTTCAACACCTTGACTTcgcacaacaccaccgcttcAGGCACGGCAACGCCCGTGGCCGTCTCGGGCGTCCCGACAGAGGCCTACACATTCCCAGTCGACAAGCTAAAGCGCCGACAAACCCGACCAGGCAAGACGCCAttggtcttggtggcctGCGGGTCGTTTTCTC CCATCACCTTTCTCCACATGCGCATGTTCGAGATGGCCTCGGACTTTGTACGCTTCAACACAGACTTTGAAGTTTGCGCCGGATACCTGTCGCCCGTCAGTGACGCATACAAGAAGGCGGGTCTTGCGCCGGGCCGTCACCGAGTCGAGATGTGCTCGCGCGCGATTGAAAGTTCGCCGTGGCTGATGGTCGACCCTTTTGAGACGGTGAACTGCAACGAAAAGGGTGAGCCGGAATATGTGCCTACTGCCAAGGTGCTGCGACACTTTGACCACGAGATTAATACGGTGCTGGGTGGCATCGAGGGCACCGACGGGAAGATGcacaaggccaagattgcGCTTCTGGCCGGAGCCGATCTGGTCATGTCCATGGGCGAGCCTGGTCTCTGGTCGCCAATCGACTTGGGCGTGATTCTCGGGCAGTATGGTGCCTTCATTGTGGAGCGCTCCGGGACGGATATCGAGTTGGCACTTTCGACCCTTAAGCAGTACGAGAATAACATCTGGGTTATTGGTCAAGTGATCCAGAACGATATCAG TTCGACCAAAGTCCGTCTATTCTTGAAGAAGGACCTCAGCGTGCGGTATCTGATTCCAGATCCGGTTGTAGAG TACATCAATGAGCACCACTTGTACCAAGAAGGGCCGCcaaaggagaagcaggagaagatcaaTGGGTCAAAGGACCCAGGGCCCGAATCCTCCAAtggcaagctcatcaagggCTAA
- a CDS encoding hypothetical protein (EggNog:ENOG503P5V3) encodes MVDEETGDKSYSSNRVNRASNVFVAIMASALPVLSIYALTEIPSTEACIGATAGFIITFAMLMGILGSAKRSERSLQQQLRL; translated from the exons ATGGTAGACGAGGAAACGGGCGACAAATCCTACAGCAGCAACCGGGTCAACCGTGCCAGCAATGTCTTTGTTGCGATCATGGCTTCCGCTCTCCCGGTGCTATCTATCTATGCATTGACTGAGATTCCGTCTACCGAGGCATGTATCGGCGCCACTGCtggcttcatcatcacctttgCTATGTTGATGGGGATCCTCGGCTCCGCCAAAAGGTCTGAGAGATCATTGCAGCAACAGCTAC GTTTGTAG